Proteins from a single region of Streptomyces spinoverrucosus:
- a CDS encoding zinc-dependent alcohol dehydrogenase family protein, which translates to MTDRLSGAERRKVTHASVDARARSRKGRRARCPAAGTRPVPTPEAGQALIRVKATPIHASDLHVLRGRYGFFPDFPAVGGHMECVGRVEALGPDTEGPKIGERVVVAAVPAVPGPHVAGTWQEYLVADTRRLLPVPDRLSDSSACQLAVNPLTALLLVTRELDVQPGEWLLQTAAGSTVGRLVIQLSRHLGVRTINVVRRRGAVGEIKAFGGDEVICTEDEDLVRRVAETAGPAGVRKAVDCVAGPVGAQVSQALAPGERSWSTARSPPIGRLIRRR; encoded by the coding sequence ATGACGGACCGATTGTCGGGCGCTGAGAGACGAAAGGTCACTCATGCCTCAGTCGATGCGCGCGCTCGTAGCCGGAAAGGTCGGCGAGCCCGATGTCCTGCGGCTGGAACCCGGCCTGTTCCCACGCCGGAAGCCGGTCAGGCGTTGATCCGTGTGAAGGCGACGCCGATTCACGCCAGTGATCTGCACGTGCTGCGCGGCCGCTACGGTTTCTTTCCCGACTTTCCCGCTGTCGGGGGTCACATGGAATGTGTGGGCCGTGTCGAGGCCCTGGGTCCGGACACCGAGGGGCCGAAGATCGGTGAGCGTGTGGTGGTCGCTGCCGTACCGGCGGTACCCGGGCCCCATGTGGCCGGAACCTGGCAGGAATACCTCGTCGCCGATACACGAAGGCTGCTGCCGGTCCCCGACCGTCTGAGTGACTCCAGCGCCTGTCAACTCGCCGTCAACCCGTTGACCGCGCTGCTCCTCGTGACTCGCGAACTCGACGTACAGCCGGGTGAATGGTTGTTGCAGACGGCCGCGGGCTCCACCGTCGGCCGGCTCGTCATCCAGCTGTCCAGGCATCTGGGTGTTCGCACGATCAATGTCGTGCGGCGACGTGGTGCCGTCGGGGAGATCAAGGCGTTCGGCGGTGACGAGGTCATCTGCACCGAGGACGAGGACCTGGTGCGGCGTGTGGCCGAGACCGCAGGACCGGCCGGCGTGCGCAAGGCCGTCGACTGTGTCGCGGGACCCGTAGGTGCCCAGGTGTCCCAGGCATTGGCTCCGGGGGAGAGGTCGTGGTCTACGGCGCGCTCTCCACCCATCGGCAGACTGATCCGGCGGCGCTGA
- a CDS encoding phosphatidate cytidylyltransferase: MNDSPWGAPPHAGYWGPSDRGPVQGAAPAGPTYDALDAQQTRPMPFVPDVSAHGGNQDDDRGAARLGGPLFRDFRDESPSAPTYGAVPQNPEPMHDAPQPAPAPKKSAGRDLGAAIGVGAGLGAVIIASLFIVKAVFVGVVAVAVVVGLWELTKRLDERKGIHAPLVPLAVGGAAMVVAGYVRGAEGAWVAMALTALAVLVWRMTEPPEGYLKDVTAGVFAAFYVPFLATFVAMMLTAEDGPQRVFMFLLLTVVSDTGAYAVGWRFGRHKLAPRISPGKTREGLLGAVSFAMAAGALCMEFLIDDGTWWQGLLLGLAVAASATLGDLGESMIKRDLGIKDMGTLLPGHGGIMDRLDSLLPTAPVVWLLLVLFVGSG, translated from the coding sequence ATGAACGACTCTCCCTGGGGGGCGCCGCCCCACGCCGGGTACTGGGGGCCGTCCGACCGGGGGCCTGTCCAAGGGGCCGCCCCGGCGGGTCCCACGTACGATGCGCTTGACGCGCAGCAGACTCGCCCCATGCCCTTCGTGCCCGACGTGTCCGCCCATGGCGGAAACCAGGATGACGACCGGGGGGCCGCTCGGCTGGGCGGCCCCTTGTTCCGCGACTTCCGCGACGAGAGCCCGTCGGCGCCGACCTACGGTGCGGTGCCGCAGAATCCGGAGCCCATGCACGACGCCCCTCAGCCGGCGCCCGCACCGAAGAAGAGCGCGGGCCGTGACCTGGGTGCGGCGATAGGGGTCGGGGCCGGGCTCGGCGCGGTGATCATCGCGTCCCTGTTCATCGTCAAGGCGGTCTTCGTCGGGGTCGTGGCGGTGGCCGTCGTGGTGGGCCTGTGGGAGCTCACCAAGCGACTGGACGAGCGCAAGGGCATTCACGCACCGCTGGTGCCGCTGGCGGTCGGCGGTGCGGCGATGGTCGTCGCCGGGTATGTGCGGGGTGCCGAGGGCGCGTGGGTGGCGATGGCGCTCACCGCGCTGGCGGTGCTGGTCTGGCGGATGACGGAACCGCCGGAGGGCTATCTCAAGGACGTCACGGCCGGGGTCTTCGCGGCCTTCTACGTCCCGTTCCTGGCGACGTTCGTCGCGATGATGCTGACCGCGGAGGACGGGCCGCAGCGGGTCTTCATGTTCCTGCTGCTCACGGTGGTCAGCGACACCGGCGCCTACGCGGTCGGCTGGCGCTTCGGGCGGCACAAGCTCGCACCGCGGATCAGCCCCGGCAAGACCCGTGAGGGCCTGCTCGGCGCGGTCAGCTTCGCCATGGCCGCCGGTGCGCTGTGCATGGAGTTCCTGATCGACGACGGCACGTGGTGGCAGGGCCTGCTCCTGGGCCTTGCGGTAGCGGCCAGCGCGACGCTGGGCGACCTCGGCGAGTCGATGATCAAGCGCGACCTGGGCATCAAGGACATGGGCACGCTGCTGCCGGGTCACGGCGGAATCATGGACCGACTGGACTCGCTGCTGCCGACGGCGCCGGTGGTGTGGCTGCTGCTGGTGCTGTTCGTGGGGTCCGGCTGA
- a CDS encoding ABC transporter ATP-binding protein — translation MLLGLENATVRFGGRAALDGVDLSVAEHEVVCVLGPSGSGKSTLLRAVAGLQPLDSGRVLLDGRDQAGVPAHRRGVGLMFQDHQLFPQRDVGGNVAFGLRMRGASRSEQQSRVRELLYLVGLPGAARRAVAALSGGEQQRVALARALAPRPRLLMLDEPLGQLDRSLRERLVVELRELFGRLGTTVLAVTHDQGEAFALADRVVVMRDGRIAQSGTPLQVWQRPADEFVARFLGFDNVVGATVSGQVADTAWGKLPVPEGVAQGRGTVLVRPAGVRLVAADAGLRCTVAARTFKGTHVAVHLQPVDGAPRLEAACALREAPEVGETVGVEFDGAEIVVLG, via the coding sequence ATGCTGCTCGGCCTGGAGAACGCGACCGTACGGTTCGGTGGGCGCGCCGCGCTGGACGGGGTGGATCTGTCCGTCGCCGAGCACGAGGTGGTGTGTGTGCTCGGGCCGAGCGGCAGCGGCAAGTCGACGCTGCTGCGGGCGGTCGCCGGGCTGCAACCGCTGGACTCCGGGCGGGTGTTGCTCGACGGACGGGACCAGGCCGGGGTGCCCGCGCATCGGCGGGGGGTCGGGCTGATGTTCCAGGACCATCAGCTGTTCCCGCAGCGGGACGTCGGCGGCAATGTGGCGTTCGGGCTGCGCATGCGCGGTGCGTCCCGCAGCGAACAGCAGTCGCGGGTACGGGAGTTGCTGTACCTGGTCGGCCTGCCCGGTGCCGCGCGCCGGGCGGTCGCCGCGCTGTCCGGCGGTGAGCAGCAGCGGGTGGCGCTGGCCCGGGCGCTGGCGCCGCGGCCGCGGCTGCTGATGCTGGACGAGCCGCTCGGGCAGCTGGACCGGTCGCTCCGGGAACGGCTGGTCGTGGAACTGCGGGAGCTGTTCGGCCGGTTGGGGACGACCGTGCTCGCGGTGACGCACGACCAGGGGGAGGCCTTCGCGCTGGCCGACCGGGTCGTGGTGATGCGGGACGGGCGGATCGCGCAGTCCGGTACGCCGCTTCAGGTGTGGCAGCGGCCGGCGGACGAGTTCGTGGCGCGCTTCCTCGGCTTCGACAACGTGGTCGGCGCGACGGTGAGCGGGCAGGTCGCGGACACGGCGTGGGGGAAGCTGCCGGTGCCGGAAGGCGTGGCGCAGGGGCGGGGGACGGTGCTGGTACGGCCCGCCGGTGTGCGTCTCGTGGCCGCGGATGCCGGGCTGCGGTGCACGGTGGCCGCGCGGACGTTCAAGGGAACCCATGTCGCCGTACATCTGCAACCGGTGGACGGGGCGCCCCGGTTGGAGGCGGCGTGCGCGTTGCGGGAGGCGCCGGAGGTGGGGGAGACGGTGGGCGTCGAGTTCGACGGGGCCGAAATCGTGGTGCTCGGCTGA
- the tsf gene encoding translation elongation factor Ts, whose translation MANYTAADVKKLRELTGAGMMDCKKALDEAEGNVEKAVEALRIKGQKGVAKREGRSAENGAVVSIIADDNSSGVLVELKCETDFVAKGEKFQAVAKAIAEHVAKTSPADLEALLASEIEAGKTVQAFVDEANANLGEKIVLDRFAQFADGFVLAYMHRTMPDLPPQIGVLVEFDKPNAEVAKGIAQHIAAFAPKYLSKEDVPADVVESERRIAEETTRAEGKPEAAIAKIVEGRLNGFFKDATLLGQPYALDNKKSVQKVLDEAGVTLKRFTRIKVGI comes from the coding sequence ATGGCGAACTACACCGCCGCCGACGTCAAGAAGCTCCGCGAGCTCACCGGCGCCGGCATGATGGACTGCAAGAAGGCGCTGGACGAGGCCGAGGGCAACGTCGAGAAGGCCGTCGAGGCGCTGCGTATCAAGGGCCAGAAGGGCGTCGCCAAGCGTGAGGGCCGCTCCGCCGAGAACGGCGCCGTGGTCTCCATCATCGCCGACGACAACTCCTCCGGTGTCCTGGTCGAGCTGAAGTGCGAGACGGACTTCGTCGCCAAGGGCGAGAAGTTCCAGGCCGTTGCCAAGGCGATCGCCGAGCACGTCGCCAAGACCTCCCCGGCCGACCTGGAGGCCCTGCTCGCCTCCGAGATCGAGGCCGGCAAGACCGTCCAGGCGTTCGTGGACGAGGCCAACGCCAACCTCGGCGAGAAGATCGTCCTGGACCGCTTCGCGCAGTTCGCCGACGGCTTCGTGCTCGCCTACATGCACCGCACGATGCCCGACCTGCCCCCGCAGATCGGTGTCCTCGTCGAGTTCGACAAGCCGAACGCCGAGGTCGCCAAGGGCATCGCGCAGCACATCGCCGCCTTCGCGCCGAAGTACCTCTCCAAGGAGGACGTCCCGGCCGACGTCGTCGAGAGCGAGCGCCGTATCGCCGAGGAGACCACCCGCGCCGAGGGCAAGCCCGAGGCCGCGATCGCCAAGATCGTCGAGGGTCGTCTGAACGGCTTCTTCAAGGACGCCACGCTGCTCGGCCAGCCGTACGCCCTCGACAACAAGAAGTCCGTCCAGAAGGTTCTGGACGAGGCCGGTGTCACCCTGAAGCGCTTCACGCGCATCAAGGTCGGCATCTGA
- the pyrH gene encoding UMP kinase, with protein MTTKPQKSDDGKVRGRFLLKLSGEAFSGGGGLGVDPDVVHAMAREIAAVVRDGAQIAVVIGGGNFFRGAELQQRGMDRARSDYMGMLGTVMNCLALQDFLEKEGIQCRVQTAITMGQVAEPYIPLRAVRHLEKGRVVIFGAGMGMPYFSTDTTAAQRALEIDAEALLMGKNGVDGVYDSDPKTNPDAVKFDSLGYGEVITRDLKVADATAITLCRDNKLPIVVFELLKEGNIARAVKGEKIGTLVGDQGSRD; from the coding sequence ATGACCACCAAGCCCCAGAAGAGCGACGACGGCAAAGTACGCGGCCGGTTTCTGTTGAAGCTGTCCGGAGAGGCCTTCTCCGGCGGCGGGGGCCTGGGCGTCGACCCGGACGTGGTGCACGCCATGGCGCGCGAGATCGCGGCCGTCGTCCGCGACGGCGCGCAGATCGCCGTCGTGATCGGCGGCGGCAACTTCTTCCGCGGTGCCGAACTCCAGCAGCGCGGCATGGACCGGGCCCGCTCCGACTACATGGGCATGCTCGGCACCGTGATGAACTGCCTCGCCCTCCAGGACTTCCTGGAGAAGGAGGGCATCCAGTGCCGGGTGCAGACCGCCATCACCATGGGGCAGGTCGCCGAACCGTACATCCCGCTGCGCGCCGTACGGCACCTGGAGAAGGGCCGCGTGGTCATCTTCGGCGCCGGTATGGGCATGCCGTACTTCTCCACCGACACCACCGCCGCCCAGCGCGCCCTGGAGATCGACGCCGAGGCCCTGCTGATGGGCAAGAACGGGGTGGACGGGGTCTACGACTCCGACCCGAAGACCAACCCGGACGCGGTCAAGTTCGACTCGCTCGGCTACGGCGAGGTCATCACCCGCGACCTGAAGGTGGCCGACGCCACCGCCATCACGCTCTGCCGCGACAACAAGCTGCCGATCGTGGTCTTCGAACTGCTGAAGGAGGGCAATATCGCCCGCGCCGTCAAGGGTGAGAAGATCGGCACGCTGGTGGGTGACCAGGGCAGCCGGGACTGA
- the rlmN gene encoding 23S rRNA (adenine(2503)-C(2))-methyltransferase RlmN has product MPKPGELTFVAPRGAKKPPRHLADLTPAERREAVAEIGEKPFRAKQLSQHYFARYAHEPEQWTDIPAAARGKLREALLPELMTVVRHLSTDQGTTRKTLWRLFDGTLVESVLMRYPDRVTMCISSQAGCGMNCPFCATGQAGLDRNLSTAEIVHQIVDGMRALRDGEVPGGPARLSNIVFMGMGEPLANYKRVVGAIRALTDPEPDGLGLSQRGITVSTVGLVPAIHRFADEGFKCRLAVSLHAPDDELRDTLVPVNTRWKVREVLDAGFEYVEKSGRRLSIEYALIRDINDQAWRGDRLGRLLKGKPVHVNLIPLNPTPGSKWTASRPEDEKAFVEAIAAHGVPVTIRDTRGQEIDGACGQLAATER; this is encoded by the coding sequence ATGCCTAAGCCCGGAGAACTCACATTCGTCGCCCCGCGCGGAGCCAAGAAGCCGCCGCGGCATCTTGCCGATCTCACGCCTGCCGAGCGCAGGGAAGCCGTTGCCGAGATCGGTGAGAAGCCGTTTCGTGCCAAGCAGCTCTCGCAGCACTACTTCGCGCGGTACGCGCACGAACCGGAGCAGTGGACCGACATCCCGGCCGCCGCGCGGGGGAAGCTGCGCGAGGCGCTGCTTCCCGAGCTGATGACCGTCGTACGGCATCTGTCGACGGACCAGGGCACCACCCGCAAGACGCTCTGGCGGCTCTTCGACGGGACGCTGGTGGAGTCGGTGCTGATGCGGTACCCGGACCGGGTCACCATGTGCATCAGCTCGCAGGCCGGCTGCGGGATGAACTGTCCCTTCTGCGCCACCGGGCAGGCCGGGCTCGACCGGAATCTGTCGACCGCCGAGATCGTGCACCAGATCGTGGACGGGATGCGGGCGCTGCGCGACGGTGAGGTGCCGGGCGGGCCGGCTCGGCTGTCCAACATCGTCTTCATGGGCATGGGCGAGCCCCTGGCCAACTACAAGCGGGTCGTCGGCGCCATCCGCGCGCTCACCGACCCCGAGCCGGACGGGCTCGGGCTCTCGCAGCGCGGCATCACTGTGTCGACCGTCGGGCTCGTCCCGGCGATCCACCGGTTCGCCGACGAGGGCTTCAAGTGCCGCCTCGCCGTCTCGCTGCACGCCCCCGACGACGAACTGCGCGACACCCTCGTCCCCGTCAACACGCGGTGGAAGGTGCGGGAGGTGCTCGACGCCGGGTTCGAGTACGTCGAGAAGAGCGGGCGTCGGCTGTCCATCGAGTACGCCCTCATCCGGGACATCAACGACCAGGCCTGGCGCGGTGACCGGCTCGGGCGGCTGCTCAAGGGCAAGCCCGTGCACGTCAATCTCATCCCGCTCAACCCGACGCCCGGCTCCAAGTGGACCGCGTCACGGCCCGAGGACGAGAAGGCGTTCGTCGAGGCCATCGCCGCCCATGGTGTACCGGTCACGATCCGGGACACCCGTGGTCAGGAGATCGACGGGGCGTGCGGTCAGCTCGCGGCCACCGAGCGGTAG
- a CDS encoding thiamine ABC transporter substrate-binding protein has product MSNTKKFTAVVVGLGLVTLSACGSSESGSGGSGDSRTVTLVSHDSWVVSKNVIADFEKRSGYEVRVLKDGDAGQAVNKAILTKDNPQGDVLFGVDNTLLSRALDNGLFQPYEAKGADLVKPEYRADQEQHRVTPVDTGDICVNYDKAYFSERKLDPPKTLDDLIEPQYKNLLVTENASTSSPGLGFLLGTAAKYGDDGWEGYWKKLKANGVKVVDGWEQAYNEEFSGSASGRKAGGDRPLVVSYASSPPAEVVFADPKPKTAPTGVATGTCFRQVEYAGLLSNARNPEGGKALLDFMLGKQFQQDMPLNMFVYPVREGAQVPEEFVKYGPQAEDPETMDPAKIADNRDEWVKSWTSLVLK; this is encoded by the coding sequence GTGAGCAACACCAAGAAGTTCACAGCCGTCGTTGTCGGGCTGGGCCTGGTCACGCTGTCCGCGTGCGGGTCCTCCGAGTCCGGCAGCGGCGGCTCCGGGGACTCCAGGACGGTCACGCTCGTCAGCCACGACTCGTGGGTCGTGTCCAAGAACGTGATCGCCGACTTCGAGAAGCGGTCCGGCTACGAGGTCAGGGTCCTCAAGGACGGCGACGCCGGTCAGGCGGTCAACAAGGCCATCCTGACCAAGGACAACCCGCAGGGCGACGTCCTCTTCGGCGTCGACAACACCCTGTTGTCCCGCGCGCTCGACAATGGCCTCTTCCAGCCGTACGAGGCCAAGGGCGCCGACCTGGTCAAGCCGGAGTACCGGGCCGACCAGGAGCAGCACCGGGTCACGCCCGTCGACACCGGCGACATCTGCGTCAACTACGACAAGGCCTACTTCAGCGAGCGGAAGCTGGACCCGCCGAAGACCCTCGACGACCTGATCGAGCCCCAGTACAAGAACCTCCTCGTCACCGAGAACGCGTCCACCTCCTCACCCGGCCTCGGTTTCCTGCTCGGCACGGCCGCCAAGTACGGCGACGACGGCTGGGAGGGCTACTGGAAGAAGCTCAAGGCCAACGGCGTGAAGGTCGTCGACGGCTGGGAGCAGGCGTACAACGAGGAGTTCTCCGGTTCCGCGAGCGGCCGGAAGGCGGGCGGCGACCGGCCGCTGGTCGTGTCGTACGCCTCCTCGCCGCCCGCCGAGGTCGTCTTCGCCGACCCGAAGCCGAAGACCGCCCCGACCGGCGTGGCCACCGGCACCTGCTTCCGGCAGGTCGAGTACGCCGGGCTGCTGAGCAACGCGAGGAACCCCGAGGGCGGCAAGGCGCTGCTCGACTTCATGCTCGGCAAGCAGTTCCAGCAGGACATGCCGCTGAACATGTTCGTCTACCCGGTGCGGGAGGGCGCCCAGGTGCCCGAGGAGTTCGTGAAGTACGGCCCGCAGGCCGAGGATCCCGAGACCATGGATCCGGCGAAGATCGCCGACAACCGTGACGAGTGGGTCAAGTCGTGGACGTCGCTCGTACTCAAGTAG
- a CDS encoding maleylpyruvate isomerase family mycothiol-dependent enzyme translates to MTRLAHDRYCDEMAHQVGLLRSVVTSGADLSATVPTCPDWSLEQLVRHVGGALRWVDLLVRTRAQEMVPTDQVPGGSGPQARGDAAALDAWLADSGDLAVSALREAGPAASVWSWAGVPDSGFWARRMTHEITVHRADAALAAGLPYEVAGDVAADAVDEWLEIVQFIQRVAPHEAAKELRGPGKSIHLHATDAGPELNAEWLVELTDEGVIWRRGHEKATVALRGPLTSVLLAFYRRLPLDSAEVEVLGERELLEFWLERATFG, encoded by the coding sequence ATGACCCGACTCGCACATGACCGTTACTGCGACGAAATGGCCCATCAGGTGGGGCTGCTGAGGTCTGTCGTGACCTCGGGGGCCGATCTGTCGGCCACCGTGCCGACCTGCCCCGACTGGTCCCTGGAGCAGCTCGTGCGGCATGTGGGCGGCGCCCTGCGCTGGGTCGACCTGCTGGTGCGCACCCGGGCACAGGAGATGGTCCCGACGGACCAGGTGCCGGGCGGGAGCGGGCCGCAGGCCCGTGGGGACGCGGCGGCGCTGGACGCCTGGCTGGCCGACTCCGGTGACCTGGCCGTCAGCGCGCTGCGGGAGGCGGGACCGGCCGCCAGTGTGTGGAGCTGGGCCGGGGTGCCGGACTCCGGCTTCTGGGCGCGCCGGATGACTCACGAGATCACCGTTCACCGGGCCGACGCCGCGCTGGCCGCCGGACTGCCGTACGAGGTCGCGGGGGATGTGGCCGCGGACGCGGTCGACGAGTGGCTGGAGATCGTCCAGTTCATCCAGCGGGTGGCGCCGCACGAGGCGGCGAAGGAGTTGCGCGGGCCGGGCAAGAGCATCCATCTGCACGCCACCGACGCCGGGCCGGAGCTGAACGCCGAGTGGCTGGTCGAGCTGACCGACGAGGGCGTGATCTGGCGGCGCGGGCACGAGAAGGCGACGGTGGCGCTGCGCGGGCCGCTCACCTCGGTGCTGCTGGCGTTCTACCGGCGGCTGCCGCTGGACAGTGCGGAGGTGGAGGTGCTGGGGGAGCGGGAGTTGCTGGAGTTCTGGCTGGAGCGTGCGACGTTCGGCTGA
- a CDS encoding ABC transporter permease encodes MDVARTQVGVRARGNAARLGLLALPVAFFAVFFAYPVAAIVGRGLKADGTWQFGRLVDVLTQSDIRHVLWFTTWQALASTALTLLVALPGAYVFARFDFPGKQVLRAVVTVPFVLPTVVVGTAFLALVGRGGLLDELWGVRLDTTVWAILLAHVFFNYAVVVRTVGGLWAQLDPRQEEAARMLGASRLTAWRSVTLPALAPAVAAAALMVFLFTFTSFAVVQILGGPTFSTLEVEIYRQTTEVFDLTTAAVLTMVQFVAVGAVLAVHAWTVRRRETALRLVDASVTVRRPRGAGQWALLAGVLVSVAVLLLLPLAVLVQRSLDAPGFGYYRALTSEDGGTFLVPPIAAIGNSLSYAVVATAIAVLVGGLAAVALTRRDAGRFVRGFDALLMLPLGVSAVTVGFGFLIALDEPPLDLRASWILVPLAQALVGVPFVVRTMLPVLRAVDVRLREAAAVLGASPWRAWREVDLPMVRRALLVAAGFAFAVSLGEFGATVFIARPDSPTLPVAVARLLGRPGDLNYGQAMALSTILMVVCAAALLVLERLRTDRTGEF; translated from the coding sequence GTGGACGTCGCTCGTACTCAAGTAGGCGTCAGGGCACGCGGAAACGCGGCGCGGCTGGGGCTTCTCGCCCTGCCCGTCGCGTTCTTCGCCGTCTTCTTCGCCTACCCCGTCGCCGCGATCGTCGGCCGTGGGCTGAAGGCCGACGGCACCTGGCAGTTCGGGCGACTTGTCGACGTACTGACCCAGTCCGACATCCGGCACGTGCTCTGGTTCACCACCTGGCAGGCGCTCGCCTCGACCGCGCTGACGCTGCTGGTCGCGCTGCCCGGCGCGTATGTGTTCGCCCGGTTCGACTTCCCCGGCAAGCAGGTGTTGCGGGCGGTCGTCACCGTGCCGTTCGTGCTGCCGACGGTCGTGGTCGGTACGGCGTTCCTGGCGCTGGTCGGGCGCGGCGGGCTGCTGGACGAGCTGTGGGGCGTACGGCTGGACACCACCGTGTGGGCGATCCTGCTCGCGCATGTCTTCTTCAACTACGCGGTCGTCGTACGGACGGTCGGCGGGCTCTGGGCGCAGCTCGACCCACGGCAGGAGGAGGCCGCGCGGATGCTGGGGGCCTCGCGCCTCACCGCCTGGCGGTCCGTCACCCTGCCCGCGCTCGCGCCCGCCGTCGCGGCTGCCGCGCTGATGGTCTTCCTGTTCACCTTCACCTCCTTCGCTGTGGTGCAGATCCTCGGCGGGCCCACCTTCTCCACCCTCGAAGTGGAGATCTACCGGCAGACGACGGAGGTCTTCGACCTCACCACCGCCGCCGTGCTGACGATGGTCCAGTTCGTGGCCGTGGGCGCGGTGCTCGCTGTACACGCCTGGACGGTACGGCGGCGGGAGACCGCGCTGCGGCTGGTGGACGCGTCGGTGACCGTACGCCGGCCGCGCGGGGCCGGGCAGTGGGCGCTGCTGGCCGGGGTCCTGGTCAGCGTCGCCGTACTGCTTCTGCTGCCGCTGGCCGTGCTGGTGCAGCGGTCGCTGGACGCGCCGGGATTCGGCTACTACCGGGCACTGACCAGCGAGGACGGCGGCACCTTCCTCGTCCCGCCGATCGCCGCGATCGGCAACTCGCTGTCGTACGCCGTCGTCGCCACCGCGATCGCCGTGCTGGTCGGCGGGCTCGCCGCGGTGGCGCTGACCCGGCGGGACGCGGGGCGGTTCGTGCGTGGGTTCGACGCGCTGCTGATGCTGCCGCTGGGCGTGTCCGCGGTGACGGTCGGGTTCGGGTTCCTGATCGCGCTCGACGAGCCGCCGCTGGATCTGCGTGCCTCGTGGATCCTGGTGCCGCTCGCGCAGGCGCTGGTCGGGGTGCCGTTCGTCGTACGGACCATGCTGCCGGTGCTGCGGGCGGTGGACGTACGGCTGCGTGAGGCGGCGGCGGTGCTCGGGGCGTCGCCGTGGCGGGCGTGGCGGGAGGTGGATCTGCCGATGGTGCGGCGGGCGCTGCTGGTCGCGGCCGGGTTCGCCTTCGCGGTGTCGCTGGGGGAGTTCGGGGCGACCGTGTTCATCGCGCGGCCGGACAGTCCGACGCTGCCGGTCGCCGTGGCGCGACTGCTGGGGCGGCCCGGCGATCTCAACTACGGGCAGGCGATGGCCCTTTCGACGATTCTGATGGTGGTGTGCGCGGCGGCGCTGCTGGTACTGGAGCGGCTGCGGACCGACCGGACGGGGGAGTTCTGA
- the frr gene encoding ribosome recycling factor encodes MIEETLLEAEEKMEKAVVVAKEDFAAIRTGRAHPAMFNKIVADYYGAPTPINQLASFSVPEPRMAVVTPFDKSALRNIEQAIRDSDLGVNPSNDGNIIRVVFPELTEERRREYIKVAKGKGEDAKVSIRSVRRKAKDAIDKLIKDGEVGEDEGRRAEKELDDTTAKYVAQVDELLKHKEAELLEV; translated from the coding sequence GTGATCGAAGAGACCCTCCTCGAGGCCGAGGAGAAGATGGAGAAGGCCGTCGTGGTCGCCAAGGAGGACTTCGCCGCGATCCGCACCGGCCGTGCGCACCCGGCGATGTTCAACAAGATCGTGGCCGACTACTACGGCGCGCCGACGCCGATCAACCAGCTGGCTTCGTTCTCCGTGCCGGAGCCGCGCATGGCGGTCGTCACCCCGTTCGACAAGAGCGCGCTGCGCAACATCGAGCAGGCGATCCGCGACTCCGACCTGGGCGTCAACCCGAGCAACGACGGCAACATCATCCGGGTGGTGTTCCCCGAGCTGACCGAGGAGCGCCGGCGCGAGTACATCAAGGTCGCCAAGGGCAAGGGCGAGGACGCCAAGGTGTCCATCCGCTCCGTCCGCCGCAAGGCCAAGGACGCCATCGACAAGCTGATCAAGGACGGCGAGGTCGGTGAGGACGAGGGCCGTCGTGCGGAGAAGGAGCTCGACGACACCACGGCGAAGTACGTCGCCCAGGTGGACGAGCTGCTCAAGCACAAGGAAGCCGAGCTGCTCGAGGTCTGA
- a CDS encoding LAETG motif-containing sortase-dependent surface protein, with translation MSITRRNARRSVRILGVTAASAALALGAAGNALACNIGDFSAEAKCDGNKGVITVTDVDPAGVPATVTVYLQNNNADIKKVGEQEVKGSREGTTITFAEDWKPEATYRIHVKAAPYVDADIEPNLVTPATACTAKDTPTPTPTPTETTPEPSVTPSTPAESGTPTPAPSEDDSTPPADTASNAPSPAAGDSNLAETGASSNTGLIAGIAAALVVVGGGAVFFGMRRRGANNNR, from the coding sequence GTGTCCATAACTCGCCGTAACGCACGTCGTTCCGTGCGTATCCTCGGTGTCACCGCCGCCTCCGCCGCGCTCGCGCTCGGCGCCGCGGGCAACGCGCTCGCCTGCAACATCGGTGATTTCTCGGCCGAAGCCAAGTGCGACGGCAACAAGGGCGTCATCACTGTCACGGACGTCGACCCGGCCGGTGTCCCGGCGACCGTCACGGTGTATCTGCAGAACAACAACGCCGACATCAAGAAGGTCGGCGAGCAGGAGGTCAAGGGCTCGCGCGAGGGCACCACGATCACCTTCGCCGAGGACTGGAAGCCGGAGGCCACGTACCGCATCCACGTCAAGGCCGCGCCCTACGTGGACGCGGACATCGAGCCCAACCTGGTCACCCCGGCCACCGCCTGCACGGCCAAGGACACCCCGACGCCGACCCCCACCCCGACCGAGACGACGCCGGAACCGTCGGTCACCCCCTCGACCCCGGCCGAGTCCGGTACGCCGACCCCGGCGCCCTCCGAGGACGACAGCACCCCGCCCGCGGACACCGCGAGCAACGCCCCGTCGCCCGCGGCCGGTGACTCCAACCTCGCCGAGACCGGAGCGAGCTCCAACACCGGCCTGATCGCCGGCATCGCGGCGGCGCTGGTCGTCGTGGGTGGCGGCGCCGTGTTCTTCGGCATGCGCCGCCGTGGCGCGAACAACAACCGCTGA